From a single Ailuropoda melanoleuca isolate Jingjing chromosome 12, ASM200744v2, whole genome shotgun sequence genomic region:
- the ANKRD11 gene encoding ankyrin repeat domain-containing protein 11 isoform X7, with product MSTSRTSQCLFPGWTALHEACNRGYYDVAKQLLAAGAEVNTKGLDDDTPLHDAANNGHYKVVKLLLRYGGNPQQSNRKGETPLKVANSPTMVNLLLGKGTYTSSEESSTAESSEEEDAPSFAPSSSVDGNNTDSEFEKGLKHKAKNPEPQKTVTPVKDEYEFDEDDEQDRVPPVDDKHLLKKDYRKETKSNSFISIPKMEVKSYTKNNTIAPKKAAHRILSDTSDEEDVGVTVGTGEKLRLSAHTILPSNKTREPSNAKQQKEKSKVKKKRKKETKGKEVRFGKRNDKFCSSESDSASSESGEDDGDSVGSSGCLKGSPLVLKDPSLFSSLSASSASSHGSSAAQKHNPGHADPHTKHWRTDNWKTISSPAWSEVSSLSDSTRTRLTSESDCSSEGSSVESLKPVRKKQEHRKRGSLQSALSEKKNSFHASVDGAIPKLDKEGKVVKKHKTKHKHKNKEKGLCSVSQELKLKSFTYEYEDSKQRSEKAILLDNDVSSENKLKALKHDRDHFKKEERLGKMKSEEKEWLFKEEVVKVSKDEKSLKRIKDMSRSFREEKDRLTKAEKEKLVKEKSPKEEKLRLYKEERKKKSKDRPSKLEKKNDFKEDRLSKEKEKTFKEEKEKLKKEKVYKEDSSAFDEYCNKSQFLENEDTKFSLSDDQQDRWFSDLSDSSFDFKGDDSWDSPVTDYRDVKSDPVARLILETVKEDGKDKKRETKGREKRDYGDKRSERDAFFRKKDRDCLDKSCERRKEQMEKHKGVPSCLPEKDKKRRESAEGGRDRKDPLEGAKERKDGRAKPEEAYREELKELGGEASFKDRPDCDFGKGLEPWERLHAAREKEKKEKAKLEKYKDKSSDKDKSEKSILEKCQKDKEFDKCFKEKKDTKEKHKDTHSKDKERKASLDQVKEKREKTFPGLLSEDFPEKKDEKKGKEKSWYIADIFTDESEDEKDEYAASGLRLGEAGDTPRADGPLDTDRHRKHSTDRQHSEKQKDRELREKKKEKGATEGGKDKKEKVLEKHKDKKDKDSAEKYKDRKDRTSVDSTQEKKNKQKPPEKVERKPPAEDKAKSRHRERPDREHCRDRKASRSAEAEKSLLEKLEEEALHAYREDSNDKASEVSSDSFTDRGQEPGLSALLEVSFTEPPEEKVKEKERHRHSSSSSKKSHDRERIKKDKSEKREKSDDYKDSGGRKDPSQYDKDFSDADTYGIPYGTKADAEDGLDKAIELFSTEKKDKNDSEREPPKKVEKELKPYGSSAASALKERRRREKHREKWRDDRDKHRDRHGDGLLRHHKDEQKPVARDKDNPPNPVRDKSREESLKLSETKLKEKLKENPEKEKGDPAKVSNGNEKLPVSRDPAKRDARPREKLLGDGDLMMTSFERMLSQKDLEVEERHKRHKERMKQMEKMRHRSGDPKLKERMKPAEDARKKSLDVPPKKPPAPDPALKDKKLKESAPAPPATENKPHPGAAVDTRDWLAGPHMKEVLPASPRPDQGRPTGVPTPASVVSCPSYEEAMHTPRTPSCSADDYSDLMFDCADPQPASSTSASACSPSFFDRFSVAASGIPETASQTPARPLCTSLYRSVSVDIRRTPEEEFSPGDKLFRQQSVPTASSYDSPGQPLEDKAPGPPGPAEKFACLSPGYYSPDYGIPSPKADTLHCPPAAVVNVTPSPEGAFSGLQAKSPPPHRDELLAPSMEGALPPDLGIPLDATEDQQATAAIIPPEPSYLEPLDEGPFSTVITEEPVEWAHPAASEQGLSCSLIGGTPENPVSWPVGPDLLLKSPQRLPESPQHFCPSEALHPAAPGPFGATEPPYPGSPDSYPLSATESGLEGAKGDAVEAVPASVSAPEEPAAFAPASRLEPFFTNCKPLPEAPPDMAPEPACLTTVTQVEALGPMESNFLENGHDLSALGQVEPVPWPDGFPNSEDDLDLGPFSLPELPPLQAKDVSDDVETEPVEETALVPPEESPAGPPVVPNGGDVPASAAEEQPALPPDQGAPRLPAEPEPEPPAEPKPDALLEAAVEAGAVSEGRVPEDSDSSLGPAPAPPEQHPPGSGEEEAEGQDPPAASHSGPDAPVDGPAPAHAVDGAGPLDDACLEGPLGSLQPEATEPEPKPAAEAPKAPKVEEIPQRMTRNRAQMLANQSKQSSPPSEKEPAPAPAPRAKGRCCEEEDPQAQHPRKRRFQRSSQQLQQQMNTSTQQTREVIQQTLAAIVDAIKLDDIEPYHSDRSNPYFEYLQIRKKIEEKRKILCYITPQAPQCYAEYVTYTGSYLLDGKPLSKLHIPVIAPPPSLAEPLKELFKQQETVRGKLRLQHSIEREKLIVSCEQEILRVHCRAARTIANQAVPFSACTMLLDSEVYNMPLESQGDENKSVRDRFNARQFISWLQDVDDKYDRMKTCLLMRQQHEAAALNAVQRMEWQLKVQELDPAGHKSLCVNEVPSFYVPMVDVNDDFVLLPA from the exons GTGGTGAAGCTGTTGCTACGGTATGGGGGGAACCCTCAGCAAAGCAACAGGAAAGGCGAGACGCCACTAAAGGTGGCCAACTCCCCGACCATGGTGAATCTCCTGTTGGGCAAGGGGACCTACACGTCCAGCGAGGAGAGCTCAACCG cagaGAGCTCAGAGGAGGAAGACGCCCCGTCGTTCGCACCTTCTAGCTCAGTTGACGGCAATAACACAGACTCTGAATTTGAGAAGGGCCTGAAGCACAAGGCTAAGAACCCGGAGCCCCAGAAAACCGTGACCCCCGTCAAGGATGAGTACGAGTTTGACGAGGATGACGAGCAGGACAGAGTCCCTCCAGTGGATGATAAACACTTACTGAAAAAGGATTACAGAAAAGAAACTAAgtcaaatagttttatttctattcccaaaatggaagtgaaaagttACACTAAAAATAACACAATTGCACCAAAGAAAGCGGCTCATCGCATCTTGTCAGACACGTCGGACGAGGAGGACGTTGGTGTCACTGTGGGGACAGGAGAGAAGCTGAGACTCTCGGCGCACACGATATTGCCCAGTAACAAAACACGGGAACCTTCTAATGCcaagcagcagaaggaaaaaagtaaagtgaaaaagaagcgaaagaaagaaacaaaaggcaaagagGTGCGATTTGGGAAGCGGAATGACAAGTTCTGTTCGTCTGAGTCAGATAGCGCGTCCTCGGAGAGCGGCGAGGACGACGGGGACTCGGTGGGGAGCTCTGGCTGCCTCAAGGGGTCCCCGCTGGTGCTGAAGGACCCCTCCCTGTTCAGCTCTCTGTCCGCCTCGTCCGCCTCGTCCCACGGGAGCTCTGCTGCCCAGAAGCACAACCCTGGCCACGCAGATCCTCACACCAAGCACTGGCGGACAGACAATTGGAAAACCATTTCTTCTCCTGCCTGGTCAGAGGTCAGCTCTCTATCAGACTCCACAAGGACGAGACTGACGAGCGAGTCTGATTGCTCCTCTGAGGGCTCCAGTGTGGAGTCGCTGAAGCccgtgaggaagaagcaggaacaCAGGAAGAGGGGCAGCCTGCAGAGCGCCCTGTCTGAGAAGAAGAACTCTTTCCATGCCAGTGTGGATGGCGCCATCCCCAAGCTGGACAAGGAGGGGAAGGTCGTCAAGAAACACAAAAcgaaacacaaacacaaaaacaaggagaaaggGTTGTGCTCGGTCAGTCAGGAACTCAAGTTGAAAAGCTTCACCTACGAGTATGAGGACTCCAAGCAGAGGTCCGAGAAGGCCATACTTCTGGACAACGATGTGTCCAGCGAGAACAAGTTGAAAGCCTTGAAGCATGACAGGGACCACttcaagaaggaagagagacTCGGCAAGATGAAGTCGGAGGAGAAGGAATGGCTCTTCAAAGAGGAGGTGGTCAAGGTCTCCAAGGATGAGAAATCCCTGAAGAGAATCAAAGACATGAGCAGGTCCTTCCGAGAAGAAAAGGACCGTTTGACTAAAGCTGAAAAGGAGAAACTAGTGAAGGAGAAATCTCCTAAAGAGGAAAAGCTGAGACTGtacaaagaggaaaggaagaaaaagtccaAAGACAGGCCCTCAAagttagagaaaaagaatgacTTTAAAGAGGACAGActttcaaaggagaaagagaagactttcaaagaagagaaagaaaaactcaagaaagaaaaggtttaTAAGGAAGACTCTTCTGCTTTTGATGAATACTGTAACAAAAGTCAGTTTCTGGAGAATGAAGATACCAAGTTCAGCCTCTCTGATGACCAGCAGGACAGGTGGTTTTCTGACCTGTCCGACTCATCCTTTGATTTCAAAGGGGACGACAGCTGGGATTCTCCGGTGACGGACTACAGGGACGTGAAGAGCGACCCTGTGGCCAGACTGATCCTGGAGACGGTGAAAGAGGACGGCAAGGACAAGAAGCGGGAAACCAAGGGCCGCGAAAAGCGAGACTATGGGGACAAGCGGAGTGAGAGAGATGCTTTCTTCAGGAAGAAGGACAGGGACTGTCTGGACAAGAGCTGcgagaggaggaaggagcagatggagaagcaCAAAGGTGTCCCCAGCTGCCTCCCCGAGAAGGACAAAAAGAGGAGGGAGTCCGCCGAGGGTGGACGGGACAGGAAGGACCCCCTTGAGGGCGCCAAGGAGCGGAAGGACGGCAGGGCCAAGCCTGAGGAGGCGTACCGGGAGGAGCTGAAGGAACTGGGCGGCGAGGCTAGCTTCAAGGACAGGCCCGACTGCGACTTCGGGAagggcctggagccctgggaaAGGCTCCACGCtgccagagagaaggagaagaaggagaaagcgaaattagagaaatacaaagacaAGTCCAGTGACAAAGATAAAAGCGAAAAATCTATCCTTGAGAAATGTCAGAAGGACAAGgaatttgataaatgttttaaagagaaaaaagataccaAGGAGAAGCATAAAGACACACACAGCAAAGACAAGGAGAGGAAGGCGTCTCTCGACCAAGttaaagaaaagagggagaagactTTCCCTGGGCTTCTTTCCGAGGACTTCCCTGAGAAGAAAGAcgagaagaagggaaaggagaagagctGGTACATTGCAGACATCTTTACCGACGAGAGCGAGGACGAGAAAGATGAGTACGCGGCCAGCGGGCTCAGACTCGGGGAGGCCGGGGACACGCCACGGGCGGACGGCCCTCTGGACACCGACCGGCACCGGAAGCACTCCACCGACCGGCAGCACTCGGAGAAGCAGAAAGACCGGGAGCTCCgcgaaaagaaaaaggagaagggagccacagaagggggcaaagacaagaaagagaaagtccTTGAGAAGCACAAAGACAAGAAGGATAAAGACTCTGCAGAAAAGTACAAGGACAGGAAAGACCGGACGTCTGTCGACTccactcaggaaaagaaaaacaaacagaagcccCCAGAGAAGGTGGAGAGGAAGCCCCCTGCCGAGGACAAGGCCAAGAGCAGGCACCGGGAGAGGCCGGACAGGGAGCACTGCCGAGACAGGAAGGCGTCGAGGAGCGCAGAGGCTGAGAAGAGCCTGCTGgagaagctggaggaagaggcCCTGCACGCGTACAGAGAGGACTCCAACGACAAGGCCAGTGAGGTGTCCTCGGACAGCTTCACGGACCGTGGGCAGGAGCCAGGCCTCAGCGCCCTCCTGGAGGTGTCCTTCACGGAGCCCCCGGAGGAGAAGGtcaaggagaaagagaggcacaGACACTCTTCATCCTCGTCCAAGAAAAGTCACGACCGAGAGAGGATCAAGAAAGACAAGTccgagaaaagagaaaagagcgATGACTACAAGGACTCTGGCGGCAGGAAGGACCCCAGCCAGTACGACAAGGACTTCTCAGATGCTGACACTTACGGGATCCCTTACGGCACAAAAGCCGACGCAGAGGACGGCTTAGATAAAGCCATTGAGCTCTTCTCCACTGAGAAGAAAGATAAGAACGATTCTGAAAGAGAGCCCCCCAAGAAAGTAGAGAAGGAGCTGAAGCCCTACGGGTCCAGTGCCGCCAGCGCCctcaaggagaggaggagaagggagaagcaccGGGAGAAGTGGAGGGACGACAGGGACAAGCACAGGGACAGGCATGGGGACGGGCTCCTGCGGCACCACAAGGACGAGCAGAAGCCTGTGGCCAGGGACAAGGACAACCCTCCAAACCCTGTCAGAGACAAGTCCAGGGAGGAGAGTCTGAAACTCAGCGAGACCAAACTGAAGGAGAAGTTGAAGGAAAACCCCGAGAAAGAGAAGGGTGACCCGGCAAAGGTCAGCAATGGAAACGAGAAGCTGCCAGTGTCCAGAGACCCGGCCAAGAGAGACGCCCGGCCCAGAGAGAAGCTGCTGGGTGACGGTGACCTGATGATGACCAGCTTCGAGCGCATGCTCTCCCAGAAGGACCTGGAGGTCGAGGAGCGCCACAAGCGGCACaaggagaggatgaagcagaTGGAGAAGATGAGGCACAGGTCCGGAGACCCGAAGCTCAAGGAGAGGATGAAGCCCGCCGAGGATGCACGCAAGAAGAGTCTGGATGTCCCTCCAAAGAAGCCACCGGCGCCGGACCCTGCCCTGAAGGACAAGAAGCTCAAGGAGTCTGCCCCTGCCCCGCCAGCCACCGAGAACAAGCCCCACCCGGGAGCAGCTGTGGACACCAGGGACTGGTTGGCGGGACCGCACATGAAAGAggtcctgcctgcttctcccaggcCTGACCAGGGCCGGCCCACCGGGGTCCCCACACCCGCATCTGTGGTGTCGTGCCCCAGCTATGAGGAGGCCATGCACACGCCCAGGACGCCGTCCTGCAGTGCCGACGACTACTCCGACCTCATGTTCGACTGCGCAGATCCCCAGCCCGCGTCCAGCACGTCCGCCAGCgcctgctccccctccttcttcGACAGGTTCTCTGTGGCAGCGAGTGGGATTCCGGAGACCGCGAGCCAGACGCCTGCAAGGCCGTTGTGCACAAGCCTTTACCGTTCGGTCTCCGTCGACATCAGGAGGACCCCCGAGGAAGAATTCAGCCCTGGGGACAAGCTGTTCAGGCAGCAGAGTGTCCCCACTGCGTCCAGTTACGACTCACCAGGGCAGCCCCTGGAGGACAAGGCCCCTGGGCCCCCAGGCCCTGCCGAGAAGTTCGCCTGCTTGTCTCCGGGGTATTACTCCCCGGACTATggcatcccctcccccaaagcgGACACTCTGCACTGCCCGCCTGCGGCCGTGGTCAACgtcaccccctccccagagggTGCCTTCTCTGGTTTACAAGCAAAGTCCCCCCCTCCACACAGAGATGAGCTGTTGGCCCCATCCATGGAGGGCGCCCTGCCTCCTGACTTGGGCATCCCCTTGGATGCCACAGAGGACCAGCAGGCCACTGCCGCCATTATCCCCCCGGAGCCCAGCTATCTGGAGCCGCTGGACGAGGGGCCCTTCAGCACGGTCATCACGGAGGAGCCCGTCGAGTGGGCGCACCCGGCGGCCTCGGAGCAGGGCCTCTCCTGCAGCCTGATTGGGGGCACCCCTGAGAACCCTGTCAGCTGGCCTGTGGGGCCGGACCTCCTGCTTAAGTCCCCACAACGACTCCCAGAGTCCCCGCAGCATTTCTGCCCCAGTGAGGCCCTCCACCCGGCTGCCCCTGGGCCCTTTGGCGCCACGGAGCCCCcttacccaggctcccctgactCGTACCCTCTGTCGGCCACCGAGTCTGGACTTGAGGGCGCCAAAGGTGACGCGGTGGAGGCGGTCCCGGCCTCAGTCTCTGCCCCAGAGGAACCAGCTGCCTttgcccctgcctccaggctggaGCCCTTCTTCACCAACTGCAAACCGCTTCCGGAAGCTCCCCCCGACATGGCCCCGGAGCCTGCGTGTTTGACCACCGTGACTCAGGTGGAAGCTCTGGGGCCCATGGAAAGTAACTTCCTGGAGAACGGGCATGACCTTTCGGCCCTCGGCCAGGTGGAGCCGGTGCCCTGGCCTGACGGCTTCCCCAACTCTGAGGACGACCTAGATCTCGGGCCCTTCTCGCTGCCAGAGCTCCCCCCTCTTCAAGCTAAAGACGTTTCTGATGATGTCGAAACGGAGCCTGTAGAAGAGACTGCCCTCGTGCCTCCAGAAGAGAGCCCTGCGGGGCCCCCTGTGGTCCCGAATGGCGGGGATGTCCCTGCGTCAGCTGCCGAGGAGCAGCCTGCGCTGCCCCCCGACCAGGGGGCTCcccggctccccgctgagcctgaGCCCGAGCCCCCCGCCGAGCCCAAGCCAGATGCCTTGTTGGAAGCTGCGGTAGAGGCGGGGGCCGTGTCGGAGGGCAGGGTCCCCGAGGACTCCGACTCCAGCCTGGGGCCCGCACCGGCACCCCCCGAGCAGCATCCAccagggagtggagaggaggaggCCGAGGGCCAAGATCCCCCGGCCGCCTCCCACAGCGGGCCCGACGCCCCCGTGGACGGCCCGGCACCGGCGCACGCGGTGGATGGGGCTGGCCCTCTCGACGATGCCTGCCTCGAGGGACCGCTGGGCAGCCTCCAGCCCGAAGCCACGGAACCGGAGCCCAAACCCGCGGCCGAAGCCCCGAAGGCCCCCAAAGTGGAGGAGATCCCCCAGCGCATGACCAGGAATCGGGCCCAGATGCTGGCCAACCAGAGCAAGCAGAGCTCGCCCCCCTCGGAGAAGgagcccgcccccgccccagcccccagagcaAAGGGCCGCTGCTGTGAGGAGGAGGACCCCCAGGCCCAGCACCCACGCAAGCGCCGCTTCCAGCGCTCCAgccagcagctgcagcagcagaTGAACACGTCCACGCAGCAGACGCGGGAGGTGATCCAGCAGACGCTGGCCGCCATCGTGGATGCCATCAAGCTGGACGACATCGAGCCCTACCACAGCGACAGGTCCAACCCGTACTTCGAATACTTGCAGATCAGGAAGAAGATCGAGGAGAAGCGCAAGATTCTTTGCTACATCACGCCGCAGGCGCCCCAGTGCTACGCCGAGTACGTCACCTACACGGGTTCCTACCTCCTGGACGGCAAGCCGCTCAGCAAGCTGCACATCCCCGTG ATCgcgccccctccctctctggcggAGCCGCTGAAGGAGCTGTTCAAGCAGCAGGAGACGGTGCGGGGGAAGCTGCGACTACAGCACAGCATCGAGCGG GAAAAGCTCATTGTCTCCTGCGAGCAGGAGATCCTGCGGGTTCACTGCCGGGCGGCGAGGACCATCGCGAACCAGGCGGTGCCGTTCAGCGCCTGCACCATGCTGCTGGACTCGGAGGTCTACAACATGCCTCTGGAAAGTCAG GGGGATGAGAACAAGTCCGTGCGCGACCGGTTCAATGCCCGCCAGTTCATTTCCTGGCTCCAGGACGTGGACGACAAGTACGACCGCATGAAG ACGTGTCTTCTGATGCGGCAGCAGCACGAGGCAGCGGCGCTCAACGCCGTGCAGAGGATGGAGTGGCAGCTGAAGGTCCAGGAGCTGGACCCCGCCGGGCACAAGTCCCTGTGTGTCAACGAGGTGCCCTCCTTCTACGTGCCCATGGTCGACGTCAACGACGACTTCGTGCTTCTGCCAGCCTGA